From a region of the Alosa sapidissima isolate fAloSap1 chromosome 9, fAloSap1.pri, whole genome shotgun sequence genome:
- the LOC121718798 gene encoding uncharacterized protein LOC121718798 isoform X4 yields the protein MTTKKKKFDLAFKLTVVKFAEQNSGEAAARHFSVHPRSVLKWRKIKTELERLSEEDCKRARLRGGGRKKASEELELAVSEWIHSMHAKHLRLSHKMIRTKAKEMYATVSDCMDGESFAASAGWLDRFLKRHDLSVRGRTTVDQKDARHSTKKLGPIVEVPGKPAYKMANTLSDRQTASLHVGRNEPSEPKWTTRQQTESTSGSRPTTMTTKRKKYDLAFKLTVVKFAEQNSGEAAARHFSVHPARVKKWRKIKTELERVSEEDRKRARLRGGGRKKGPIVELPGKPADKMADSLSDRRTTSLHVGGNEPSEPEWTTRQQTESSRPTTMTTKRKKNRKSPTVSPGNHRSRGFSPLPSIPDVCE from the exons ATgacgacaaaaaaaaagaagtttgATTTGGCATTTAAGCTGACCGTTGTCAAATTTGCCGAACAAAATTCGGGAGAAGCAGCGGCAAGACATTTCTCGGTTCATCCAAGGAGTGTGCTAAAATGGCGTAAAATTAAAACTGAACTGGAACGTCTGTCTGAGGAGGACTGCAAAAGGGCCAGACTGCGAGGCGGAGGGAGGAAGAAGGCCAGTGAAGAACTGGAGCTGGCCGTGTCCGAGTGGATCCACAGCATGCACGCAAAGCATCTCAGACTCTCACATAAAATGATCAGGACCAAGGCAAAAGAAATGTATGCAACAGTGAGTGACTGCATGGATGGGGAGAGTTTTGCTGCGAGTGCTGGCTGGCTGGACAGATTCTTGAAGCGCCACGACCTTTCGGTCAGAGGACGCACAACCGTGGACCAGAAAGATGCCAGGCACTCCACTAAGAAACTG GGTCCGATAGTGGAGGTCCCAGGTAAACCAGCGTACAAAATGGCCAACACGCTCTCAGACCGGCAGACCGCCTCTCTACACGTGGGTCGCAACGAGCCTTCAGAGCCTAAATGGACAACTAGACAGCAGACAGAGAGCACATCAGGCAGCAG GCCTACCACCATGACgacaaaaagaaagaagtaTGATTTGGCATTTAAGCTGACCGTTGTCAAATTTGCTGAACAAAATTCGGGAGAAGCAGCGGCAAGACATTTCTCGGTTCATCCAGCGAGGGTGAAAAAATGGCGTAAAATTAAAACTGAACTGGAACGTGTGTCCGAGGAGGACCGCAAAAGGGCCAGACTGCGAGGCGGAGGCAGGAAGAAG GGTCCAATAGTGGAGCTCCCAGGTAAACCAGCGGACAAAATGGCCGACTCACTCTCAGACCGGCGGACCACCTCTCTACACGTGGGTGGCAACGAGCCTTCAGAACCTGAATGGACAACTAGACAGCAGACAGAGAGCAGCAG GCCTACCACCATGACgacaaaaagaaagaa GAATCGGAAGAGTCCCACCGTATCCCCTGGCAACCACAGGAGTCGTGGCTTCTCTCCCCTGCCATCCATCCCTGACGTCTGCGAGTGA
- the LOC121718798 gene encoding uncharacterized protein LOC121718798 isoform X2 — protein MTTKKKKFDLAFKLTVVKFAEQNSGEAAARHFSVHPRSVLKWRKIKTELERLSEEDCKRARLRGGGRKKASEELELAVSEWIHSMHAKHLRLSHKMIRTKAKEMYATVSDCMDGESFAASAGWLDRFLKRHDLSVRGRTTVDQKDARHSTKKLGPIVEVPGKPAYKMANTLSDRQTASLHVGRNEPSEPKWTTRQQTESTSGSRPTTMTTKRKKYDLAFKLTVVKFAEQNSGEAAARHFSVHPARVKKWRKIKTELERVSEEDRKRARLRGGGRKKGPIVELPGKPADKMADSLSDRRTTSLHVGGNEPSEPEWTTRQQTESSRPTTMTTKRKKYDLAFKLTVVKFAEQNSGEAAGRHFSVHPTKVNKWRKIKTELERLSEEDCKRARLRGGGRKKASEELELAVSEWIHSMHAKHLRVTHKMIRTKAKELYATVSDCMDGESFAASAGWLHRFLKRHAPSVRGLTTVDQKDARHSTKKLGPIVELPGKPADKMADSLSDRQTTSLHGDQNEPSEPEWTTRQQTESTSGSRPTTMTTMRKKYDLAFKLTVVKFAEQNSGEAAARHFSVDPKRVREWRKVKTELERLSEEDCKRARLRGGGRKKASEELELAVSKWIHSMHTKHLRLSHKMIRTKAKELYATGSGCMDGESFTASAGWLDRFLKRHNLSVRGRTTVDQKNTRHYTKKLLPGKPAYKMADTLSDRQTASLHVGQNEPSEPGATPTPLEDCKPADKRPMMECNITETQQIDQLSMMVKEEDMKEEEYGHMISCPDEDEKPFALQLHWDFAESSVTCNETQQTTAEIEVKIEEDDEQEHDYLLGSESEHPQQKIHGQNDKLQLKGRLRYCTVCKKSFTTLRELEKHQQTHSLGVNPRQSTRKKQHECVHCGKVFSKVSHLKTHMLVHTGEKPHKCVHCGKAFSLMGHLKTHILIHTGEKSHKCIHCGKAFSQLPNLKTHMRKHTGEMPHKCVQCGKAFPYLSALKVHSLIHTGERPHKCIQCGKAFIIASHLKSHMMTHSGEKPHICGQCGKAFSQIPNLKTHMRTHTGKKPHNCSECGKGFTRISYLTAHMLIHTGE, from the exons ATgacgacaaaaaaaaagaagtttgATTTGGCATTTAAGCTGACCGTTGTCAAATTTGCCGAACAAAATTCGGGAGAAGCAGCGGCAAGACATTTCTCGGTTCATCCAAGGAGTGTGCTAAAATGGCGTAAAATTAAAACTGAACTGGAACGTCTGTCTGAGGAGGACTGCAAAAGGGCCAGACTGCGAGGCGGAGGGAGGAAGAAGGCCAGTGAAGAACTGGAGCTGGCCGTGTCCGAGTGGATCCACAGCATGCACGCAAAGCATCTCAGACTCTCACATAAAATGATCAGGACCAAGGCAAAAGAAATGTATGCAACAGTGAGTGACTGCATGGATGGGGAGAGTTTTGCTGCGAGTGCTGGCTGGCTGGACAGATTCTTGAAGCGCCACGACCTTTCGGTCAGAGGACGCACAACCGTGGACCAGAAAGATGCCAGGCACTCCACTAAGAAACTG GGTCCGATAGTGGAGGTCCCAGGTAAACCAGCGTACAAAATGGCCAACACGCTCTCAGACCGGCAGACCGCCTCTCTACACGTGGGTCGCAACGAGCCTTCAGAGCCTAAATGGACAACTAGACAGCAGACAGAGAGCACATCAGGCAGCAG GCCTACCACCATGACgacaaaaagaaagaagtaTGATTTGGCATTTAAGCTGACCGTTGTCAAATTTGCTGAACAAAATTCGGGAGAAGCAGCGGCAAGACATTTCTCGGTTCATCCAGCGAGGGTGAAAAAATGGCGTAAAATTAAAACTGAACTGGAACGTGTGTCCGAGGAGGACCGCAAAAGGGCCAGACTGCGAGGCGGAGGCAGGAAGAAG GGTCCAATAGTGGAGCTCCCAGGTAAACCAGCGGACAAAATGGCCGACTCACTCTCAGACCGGCGGACCACCTCTCTACACGTGGGTGGCAACGAGCCTTCAGAACCTGAATGGACAACTAGACAGCAGACAGAGAGCAGCAG GCCTACCACCATGACgacaaaaagaaagaagtaCGATTTGGCATTTAAGCTGACCGTTGTCAAATTTGCCGAACAGAATTCGGGAGAAGCAGCGGGAAGACATTTCTCGGTTCATCCAACGAAGGTGAATAAATGGCGTAAAATTAAAACTGAACTGGAACGTCTGTCTGAGGAGGACTGCAAAAGGGCCAGACTGCGAGGCGGAGGGAGGAAGAAGGCCAGTGAAGAACTGGAGCTGGCCGTGTCCGAGTGGATCCACAGCATGCACGCAAAGCATCTCCGAGTCACACATAAAATGATCAGGACCAAGGCAAAAGAATTGTATGCAACAGTGAGTGACTGCATGGATGGGGAGAGTTTTGCTGCGAGTGCTGGCTGGCTGCACAGATTCTTGAAGCGCCACGCCCCTTCGGTCAGAGGACTCACAACCGTGGACCAGAAAGACGCCAGGCACTCCACTAAGAAACTG GGTCCGATAGTGGAGCTCCCAGGTAAACCAGCGGACAAAATGGCCGACTCGCTCTCAGACCGGCAGACCACCTCTCTACACGGGGATCAGAACGAGCCTTCAGAGCCTGAATGGACAACTAGACAGCAGACAGAGAGCACATCAGGCAGCAG GCCTACCACCATGACGACAATGAGAAAGAAGTATGATTTGGCATTTAAGCTGACCGTTGTCAAATTTGCCGAACAAAATTCGGGAGAAGCAGCGGCAAGACATTTCTCGGTTGATCCAAAGAGGGTGCGAGAATGGCGCAAAGTTAAAACTGAACTGGAACGTCTGTCTGAGGAGGACTGCAAAAGGGCCAGACTGCGAGGCGGAGGGAGGAAGAAGGCCAGTGAAGAACTGGAGCTGGCCGTGTCCAAGTGGATCCACAGCATGCACACAAAGCATCTCAGACTCTCACATAAAATGATCAGGACCAAGGCAAAAGAATTGTATGCAACAGGGAGTGGCTGCATGGATGGGGAGAGTTTTACTGCGAGTGCTGGCTGGCTGGACCGATTCCTGAAGCGCCATAACCTTTCGGTCAGAGGACGCACAACCGTGGACCAGAAAAACACCAGACACTACACTAAGAAACTG CTGCCAGGTAAACCAGCGTACAAAATGGCCGACACGCTCTCAGACCGGCAGACCGCCTCTCTACACGTGGGTCAGAACGAGCCTTCAGAGCCTGGAGCAACACCCACACCTCTGGAGGATTGCAAGCCTGCTGACAAGAGACCAATGATGGAGTGTAACATTACTGAAACGCAGCAAATTGACCAGCTCAGTATGATGGTGAAAGAAGAAGACATGAAAGAGGAGGAATATGGTCATATGATTTCATGTCCAGATGAAGACGAAAAGCCCTTTGCACTGCAGCTTCACTGGGACTTTGCAGAGTCCAGCGTTACCTGCAATGAAACACAACAGACAACCGCGGAGATTGAAGTGAAGATTGAAGAAGATGATGAACAAGAACACGATTATCTGCTGGGAA GTGAATCAGAACACCCACAACAGAAGATCCATGGACAGAATGATAAACTGCAACTCAAAGGAAGGCTGCGCTACTGCACAGTCTGCAAGAAGAGCTTCACGACCCTGAGAGAACTTGAGaaacaccagcaaacacactctcttgGTGTTAATCCAAGGCAGAGTACTCGCAAAAAACAACATGAATGTGTTCATTGTGGAAAAGTTTTTTCAAAAGTTTCACATCTAAAAACCCATATGCTAGtacatactggagagaagcctcataaatgtgttcATTGTGGAAAAGCATTTTCACTAATGGGTCACCTTAAAACCCATATattaatacacactggagagaaatcTCATAAATGTATTCACTGTGGAAAAGCATTTTCCCAACTTCCGAATCTTAAAACCCATATGCGAAAACACACTGGAGAAatgcctcataaatgtgtccagtgtggaaaagcttttccaTATCTTTCAGCTCTTAAAGTGCATAGTCTGATTCACACTGGAGAGAGGCCTCATAAATGTATCCAGTGTGGGAAAGCTTTTATAATCGCGTCACATCTTAAATCCCACATGATGACGCACAGTGGAGAGAAACCTCACATATGTggccagtgtggaaaagctttttcacaaatTCCGAATCTTAAAACCCATATGCGAACACACACGGGAAAAAAGCCTCATAACTGCAGCGAGTGTGGGAAAGGATTTACACGTATTTCGTATCTTACAGCccacatgctaatacacactggagagtaG